In one window of Prevotella sp. E13-17 DNA:
- a CDS encoding DUF3332 domain-containing protein, with protein MKKISLKVAAVLLSGSFLCSSCIGSFSLFNSYEKWQCNMTSNKIVNGIVGLILQPIVGGVCLFVDAVVLNTIEFWTGSNPMAVNTIQQVKGQDGRYYAVKTLKNGYEVKAPTGEVTYFIHNDKNDSWSMQQNGITKELFRFNNDGTIEAVLQNGEKMTVTNDEAGLQQVKEAVYTDNFFAMR; from the coding sequence ATGAAGAAAATCAGTTTAAAGGTAGCTGCCGTTTTACTCTCGGGCTCGTTCCTGTGCAGCTCTTGTATCGGTTCTTTTAGTCTTTTCAACAGCTATGAAAAGTGGCAGTGCAACATGACCAGCAATAAGATTGTCAATGGTATCGTAGGTCTGATCCTGCAACCCATCGTGGGTGGCGTATGCCTGTTTGTCGATGCCGTTGTCTTGAACACCATCGAGTTCTGGACCGGTAGCAATCCTATGGCTGTCAACACCATCCAACAGGTGAAAGGACAGGACGGACGCTACTATGCTGTCAAGACTTTGAAGAATGGTTACGAGGTGAAGGCGCCTACTGGCGAGGTGACCTACTTTATTCACAACGACAAGAACGACTCTTGGTCTATGCAGCAGAACGGCATCACCAAGGAACTGTTCCGCTTCAACAACGATGGCACCATCGAGGCTGTGCTCCAGAATGGCGAGAAGATGACGGTGACCAACGACGAGGCTGGCCTCCAGCAGGTCAAGGAAGCTGTCTATACAGATAACTTTTTTGCAATGCGATAA